A single region of the Panulirus ornatus isolate Po-2019 chromosome 17, ASM3632096v1, whole genome shotgun sequence genome encodes:
- the LOC139754776 gene encoding zinc finger matrin-type protein 3-like: protein MARKDGQPATKLAKIDLSTSKKKVEPLDVSKLYCKCCDLSFTSEQHAQQHYMGRNHQRVLHGLKPLKAGYYNQDTGKWQRMPPDPRVSAERLGLNLDPPSDEEAGEPAKKDVDPESVKEKGRFFCELCNVSASSQAQLDGHISGQRHLKAQRQNAKTTTTTTGP, encoded by the exons ATGGCTCGAAAAGATGGTCAGCCTGCAACAAAGTTAGCAAAGATAGATTTATCAACCTCTAAAAAG AAAGTGGAACCGTTAGATGTAAGTAAGCTGTACTGCAAGTGCTGTGATTTAAGCTTCACTTCGGAACAACATGCGCAGCAACATTACATGGGTCGAAATCATCAGCGTGTTTTACATGGGCTTAAACCTCTCAAGGCTGGATACTATAATCAAGACACTGGGAAATGGCAAAGAAT GCCACCAGACCCAAGAGTGTCAGCTGAGAGACTTGGCCTAAACCTGGACCCTCCATCTGATGAAGAGGCCGGAGAACCTGCAAAAAAAGATGTTGATCCCGAAAGTGTGAAGGAGAAAGGAAG GTTCTTCTGTGAGCTGTGTAATGTTTCAGCATCATCCCAGGCTCAGCTTGATGGTCACATATCAGGTCAGCGACACTTGAAGGCTCAGAGACAAAATGCAAAgaccacaacaactacaacag GACCTTGA